The Neoarius graeffei isolate fNeoGra1 chromosome 25, fNeoGra1.pri, whole genome shotgun sequence genome includes a region encoding these proteins:
- the LOC132873265 gene encoding neoverrucotoxin subunit beta-like: MEAKIIEMAAVGRALHPGMLYDCRSDSVIPGISLWDNETIKKGVVSHRQPKTDLKFTASDSLSEKAKLLDVSASLTASILGGLVDVGGSARFLRDNKSSTRQSRVSLQYSQTTRYDQLTMDRNITYPKVFEDGTATHVVTAVLYGAQAFMVFDLTADENENKEEIEGTLNLMVRNIPFIDIEGAGGLKMSDGEKQLSDKISCTFYGDYELEQNPTTYKEALQLYKELSSLLRKRENDAVPMKVWLYPLARLSKKAATLEREVRKTLITKTETLLEELRNAEIQCNDLITNTTVNDFQDVRRRVKKLQALLEAYKVIFQKNLRRLIPAIRGGKEQERALADIITTHKKSPFRAEKLNQWFENNQSELHLLKLYTQQLSGVPVVNYTALLSNILIDPSVDTVLCFCFTSLKYEDQYLSILTKFLKVDEFENLVTVPESTEQLWIRTPELSEKMKDNIFLFRSFFQANKDDTQIKFVIVSVSDASNPGASIRLYRKHNMVDGAFQPVSKPPAPKVDVQERNIMLRLQKSPTGSTVRFRVEYRTTQATDSEADVEKWEVTETPDTQENFTLTGIKPANQYWVRYRAISEVGVSEASDSVLFSRQGKLKFSLGQNWVS; encoded by the coding sequence GTATTTCTCTATGGGATAATGAAACAATAAAGAAGGGCGTGGTTTCCCATCGACAGCCCAAGACAGATCTGAAGTTCACTGCTTCTGATTCCCTCAGTGAGAAAGCCAAACTGCTAGATGTGAGTGCTTCCCTTACAGCTAGCATCCTGGGTGGTTTAGTGGATGTTGGAGGCTCAGCCAGGTTCTTACGTGATAACAAATCCTCAACACGTCAGAGCCGGGTTTCTCTGCAGTACAGCCAGACAACAAGATATGACCAATTAACTATGGACCGCAATATCACCTACCCAAAGGTGTTTGAGGACGGAACTGCCACGCATGTTGTTACTGCTGTACTCTATGGAGCTCAGGCTTTCATGGTGTTCGATCTCACAGCCGATGAGAATGAGAACAAAGAAGAAATTGAGGGAACCTTAAATTTAATGGTcagaaatattccttttattgatATAGAGGGAGCTGGAGGTCTAAAAATGAGTGATGGTGAGAAACAATTGTCTGATAAGATCAGTTGTACATTTTATGGTGACTATGAACTTGAGCAGAATCCCACCACATACAAAGAGGCCCTGCAGCTGTACAAGGAGCTTTCATCTCTGCTGAGGAAGAGAGAGAATGATGCAGTACCAATGAAGGTTTGGCTTTATCCCCTTGCACGTTTGAGTAAAAAAGCAGCTACACTGGAGAGAGAAGTTCGTAAAACACTGATCACTAAAACAGAAACTCTGTTGGAGGAACTGAGAAATGCAGAGATTCAATGTAATGACTTGATTacaaacacaacagtaaatgattTCCAGGATGTGAGACGAAGGGTGAAGAAATTGCAAGCGCTGCTAGAAGCCTACAAGGTGATTTTTCAAAAAAACCTGCGTAGGCTCATCCCTGCTATTCGGGGTGGAAAAGAACAGGAGCGGGCACTAGCAGACATCATAACCACCCACAAAAAGTCTCCATTTAGAGCTGAGAAGCTGAATCAATGGTTTGAGAACAATCAGAGTGAATTACATCTGCTGAAACTCTATACCCAGCAACTGAGTGGCGTCCCTGTCGTAAACTACACAGCCCTGTTGAGCAACATTCTAATAGATCCCAGTGTTGATACTGTGTTGTGCTTCTGCTTTACCTCTCTGAAATACGAAGACCAATATTTGTCCATTCTAACAAAATTTTTGAAAGTAGATGAGTTTGAAAACCTGGTAACAGTTCCAGAGTCAACTGAACAATTGTGGATCCGCACTCCTGAACTCAGTGAGAAGATGAAAGATAACATTTTTCTTTTCAGAAGTTTTTTCCAAGCTAATAAAGATGACACACAAATCAAGTTTGTCATTGTCTCAGTCTCTGATGCCTCCAATCCTGGAGCCTCCATCCGTCTTTACAGAAAACACAACATGGTGGACGGTGCGTTTCAACCCGTGTCCAAACCTCCTGCACCCAAGGTGGATGTCCAGGAGAGAAACATTATGTTGAGGCTGCAGAAGTCCCCGACTGGATCGACAGTGCGGTTCAGAGTGGAATACAGGACAACACAGGCCACTGATTCAGAAGCTGATGTGGAAAAATGGGAAGTCACAGAGACTCCAGATACTCAGGAGAATTTCACCCTGACTGGAATTAAGCCTGCAAACCAATACTGGGTCCGGTACAGAGCTATTAGTGAAGTTGGAGTGAGTGAAGCCAGCGACTCTGTCCTCTTCTCACGCCAAGGAAAATTAAAATTTTCTTTGGGCCAGAATTGGGTCAGTTAA